acaaagtaaatgaatgaaataatttgaatttGCGTTCTTTATAGAACATCTTCAAGTCAGTGATGAGACAATCGTGATCGGAGGCAGGCAGATTACAGGTGACCTTTGCCTTTGACTCAGTTTCGCAGCCTTTCCTCCGAACTGCTGTCATACCAAGTGCCCCTCATCCTTGCCAAGGCAGCAGAAATGAGAAGCATCTATACCCGCATTGACAAGTTTGAGGTATTATCCACAATAGACATACCTTTACACTTCGCAATTCTTTGTCAAGGACTGACTGCATGAAGAgtttactgtttgtgtgtgtgtgtgtgtatgtatgtatgtgtgttggtgagAATATGCTtggttgtctgtgtgtttttgcactgCAAGCACTAAAATAATGCCACAGGATCCTGTCATTTACTCTGGGCTGTTGTGTGTGAACCTGTCTATTTAAGGCAGTTTAAGGCAGTGGCAGCGGGTgacactacctttaaatctatcattactttcaacctgttcccctttatcctccttgattaacgATAGAACAAATctttcacagaataatcaacatcaattgcgtaattagaataaatgattatgctcgcgaaacagcacaaattgtctgtagtttgtgtgcttgcaaatgTTCGATGTTGTGAGTGGCCCGTTTGCCTTTTGGGGTGTTTTGAGTGAAATGTATATTTAGGGCTTTTCTGAGCAACCTGTTGCCTTTATGGAGTTACTGTGTGACCTTTGCTATTTGGGTGTTTTGCAGGCCTTTGTGCAAATGGTGGGCGGCTGTGTGTCCACATtggagctgcaggtgcagcaggtGGAGCGTGAACAGAAAAGATTTCCCCGCATGCTACACGGAATGCTGCAGCCCTCGCAAAAGATCTCACCAGACCACCAGGTCAGTTAATCCCAGCAACCCAATGCCTGGCAACGGCGCAGTAACCCTTAACACTATACAGGTGGAACaagacagagagcacaggaaCCCTAATCCACCTTATTCTCACATCACATAGACCAAACCAAGTAAAGGTTGCTGAACACAAAGACATATAGATGGGCAGATTTACCTCTCGCTCACGTATAGTTCCCACATCAACCACTAGGGACAGTGAAGTGCCGGGAAGTGCTGTTTGCCTCCAGGGGGCGCCTGTAATAGAACAACCACTGCCATAgtggcccccctccccccttccctcctcctgcACTACTTGGCGCTCTtgctgcacacagcactgcagatcAGGGCCTACAGACCAACTTCCCTCCTTAGAGCCTGCCCCCACCACTCCCTGCCgacactctcctctctgttgttCAGAAGCAAACCTAACCAGTGAATTCACCACTTCACAGAGgttatttcctttcatttaacGTCACTTTACCCAGACAAGAGGGCTCAGTGTGCCACTGGATTTCATTTGGCATCAGAATCAGTGCACCCTGGTGAGGCAGCTTTGACACTCCTGCTTTCctctttccaaaaaagaaattgaacttttctgccttttttgctTCAGAAAGAAGAAATGCAGCATCCCTTTGAACTACCAACACTCTTCAGGACTGAAGAATGTTTTCCTCAAAAATCCCAAGAAACATGATATCCAAGGAACTCACACAGTTATTGTCAACAATAGTAAGAGAATCTGTGTGGAGAATGTAGACAGCTTAAGACATTTTTGTTGGACTGGAAAAAAGCAGTTCATTCAACAGTTCATTCTCACTGCCAGAGTGAAAATATGACTTTATGTTAAGTCCATCAGCAGCTACTTTTGCCAGAAAAGTatagaattttacatttttgtgctaACAAAAGTGCCATTGGAACTTATCATAATAGAGGTTTGGCAAGTGGGTTGTGGTGACACCATATTTCATGTACTTTACATTTGGCTGTATTTTCTTGGTGTTCTactgtgtaacactgtaacTATGTGTAACACCTTTAACATGGTCCTTCCAGTCACTAGCAAGGGTGTAGGACAACAAAAGTGGTTCATGACATGCAGCAATGACCGCAGTCTGTCTGAGActgaacagaaaggaaaactGTTCATtaacctgtgtctgtgtgtttgccaggCAAAGGGCAATGGCATGGTCCCATAGTTTGCTATGGACTGAGTCAAAGTGGGCTCAAGGCAGCATGGTGTCAACTCTGTTCTCACACCTGTCATTTCAGAGTAAAATTAGGGCCAAGCACATTTACACTCAGACCCTAAACCAAAGGAAAACATTCCAAATGTTTCCTGTTGTGTTCTCTGTAATAAACCTCACCATGTGGAACCTTCACTCGTGTGCTGGTAAGGTTTTCCAGGAGACCAGAAACGAGCAACACTGTTACCATTTTCTACAACCAAGACTTTTTGTTGGGTTTTCCCTCAAATCCAAGCTGGGACATACAAATGCTAGGACTGATGTAGTCAATGGCAAAGCTGTGCCTAGTCTCTTGACAGGTGTGAGCCTCTGTGTAGATCAAGTAAAGACCGAGCCGGGgggaaaactgtgagaagcacAATACAGCACTTTATTGTTCAGAAATGCTTAAAcgaaaaaatacaaacagaaataaaatatcacaaattAACATACATACAGTGAGTCATATATTAATAATGAGAAATGTTCACAACACCGTGGTAGCAGGTGTCAATTCTCTAGAAAGTAAAACTATTCAAAAGTGGTACAGCTCTTGTCAAAGCTGCATTTCAACACAGTCTAGACTACAAAGTACATACTCATGGAATAATGAAACTGGTAAAACTGCTCTGTCACTTAGACATGAGTTACAGACGGAGGGGTGTTGGTTGGAATACAGTTCTTGCAGAACCAAAGATATCATTtactgcaaaaaacaaacaaaaacaaaataagcaaGGGATTATGTTCCTTTAATTTGCGTTTCATATATAGATACATTATTTTGCAAAATACTATGGttttgtaaaaaacaaaaacatgatacCAGCCACTAAAGCACTTTAAATCCATAAGATAAGGGGACAAAATTTTAACTTATGATTCTAGCTTGTGCACAAAAAGAGTAGCAAATTTATAACGGATGCACTATAGCAACGTGATGAGTCTCTTCGAACAGTTCTAAAAGACTGTACAAATATACACTAACTACCTGTATTCTGTATGACTATATGAAAAAATTAgggattaattttttttcatccttaaAACTATTAATAATTTGTAACCTGTCGATTTGCCACATTCCAGtggcaaaataaacatttcagtaaGTAAATATTGGAATAcctaaaggaaaataaactgaaGGCAAAACTCAAACTTTTTTGTACCATTTGGTTGgtgcatttttaacattgtgttaTTCCTGCTCAGAAAACAAGCAATGACATATTCTTTCATTCCTGCCACTGTTGAACATTAACACAAAGCAGCTAAGTTCGCCTTTGACATTAACTTGCTATGTCGTTGGATGGCTTAAGGGTGAAAAGCCAATAAGGAAGATCCCTCTCCCTCAACCACCCTTGACCGTTTCAAGTCTTGAGTTCCGGTATAACAGGGCTTCGGCATGATCaactgtggtggtggtgatgtatatatgtatgtgtatgtatacgttTTTGTACCCCTCATGCCTGCTGGCTGCTCAGCCCCACACTTCCAGACAGCACCCCTGGGCCCGACTCCTTGCCCCCAGCCCCTTGTTCGAGCATCGCAGCTTCCTGCCTGCCCTTTGCCTCGCCCTGGCTGCTGTGGTCCTGACATGCTGAGGAATGGCTCTTCCCCAGCTTCGCTGCCACCTGCTCCTTTTTCCCCTGCCTCTCCAGCTTGGCCGGCCCATATCCATTCTCACCATGAGTCGCTTCCCTCGCCCAGGGCCCTTCCTCTGAGTCCGAGTCACTCGGGGACCTGGCCTGGTGGGCGTCTCCCTTCTCCTGGTTTTGTCCCACAGTGAGCCCGTCGTCACTCATGGAGTTCTCCTtcatgtcctcctcctcctcctcctgggtgTCGACCTCCAT
This portion of the Megalops cyprinoides isolate fMegCyp1 chromosome 7, fMegCyp1.pri, whole genome shotgun sequence genome encodes:
- the LOC118780114 gene encoding biogenesis of lysosome-related organelles complex 1 subunit 4-like, whose translation is MSIMEPAWKKHKPADSGNTQSCVFRDGHIKSGASPDEGQAKELRALGVSEEQLVNDLKENNAEVWAFQDSMDEMLSRLDEFCDVLDAFRSLSSELLSYQVPLILAKAAEMRSIYTRIDKFEAFVQMVGGCVSTLELQVQQVEREQKRFPRMLHGMLQPSQKISPDHQKEEMQHPFELPTLFRTEECFPQKSQET